AACTGTGTGATGCTCCCAAGCGACAAAGTCATGCCAGATAAACAGCAGTTAGTGTGAGTTGAAACTGTGTGGGTCGAGCCCAAGTTGAAAAATACTATCAGTGAGAAAAAACGAGCACCAAATGTCGTCATGCAGTGTTCATCACAGTTAACAGATTTCGCAGCAACTAACAAACACGACGTGGCAAAGTAGAGATCACCGGCCTAACACGACATGCCATTCATATCCCAACAAGTGTGCTTAAGAGAAAGAAACTATGATTACACAATTATGAAGTTAAGAAGTAGCATATTGGAATCTGTGCCGTTCCAATGTGCTCCCGGATATGAATGACATAGCTCCTCCAGGGCCTCCTTCTCATTTTCCAGAGTCACCGAGTTAGATTTCTTTTACTTTGCCCAGGACgattttgctgtttgtgtggtgttttgCAGTCCCGTTCCCAAGGTGTTTCCCATTGGCCACCACAGCGATAGGTTCACGGGTGGAGCCGTTCAGCTTCGGCGTGCCGTTGCTGGGCGGCGGCCGCTTGCCCTTAATGTAGGCCTGTAGCCAAAAGTTGGagaagagcaggaagaagaacGTGCCGTACATCCAAATGAGGTGGATCCAAAGGGGATTCTGGTAGTCGCACTTTTTCATGAAGTAGTACTGGCTGATGTGGACGGAGATCAGAACGAACTGCGTCTGTGAAGAGACAGGGAAAGGACAGACTGTTGTTAAGAAATGTCATTTGCAACCAGATCAGTGGTAAAATCGAATAATAAATAGTtaagggacagttcaccacaaaatcaagaaacacattttttcctcctctgccttccCTCAAATATGATGGAACTATATCGGCTTGTGgtgttcaaaaacaaacacttggaaAAACTCAACATCAGTGAAtatttccagaaatcatgacctggttactcaaaataatccacagacccTCTAAAgagcagtttcatgttggaACTATTTCCTTTTACCGAACTACACCTCCCAACCCACTCATAGACATGAGTCCTGTGACAGAGTGAGATGTGAACATGGCcgagctgtaacgttagctcgGCCCTCGTCCACCAGTAGCTGCGCTCCCTTCTACCACCACCAAAATAATCTAGAGGCCTTAATCATGCTATAGGAAAGAggaaaaattgcattttcaattttggTGTAAACAGTTTCTTTAAAATGGCGACATACGAGCTGGATGGCAGTCAtgtacttcttccaccacaggTATTTCTGGAAGCGAggtcctgcagcagagagtCCGTAGTAGAAGTACATGATAACATGGACGCATGCATTCACCAAGGCGTGGAAGGAGCCCATTCCCCCTACttcagaggggaaaaacacacagaattgtGTCACACAACTGTCCCGTCATCTCCCCCATTTATTGTTTGACACTTAAATTTCTTTGGATGCAATATTCCTGGTTTCCTGCGTGTAATGTGAGCATGTACGCAGAGTTTTACACTGATATCACACTGAGTGAACCTCACCAGGAGTCAAGGTGATGCCCCACCACCACGTCCAGGGCATGAAGGAGTGATGGAAAACGTGGAGAAACGTGATCTGGCTTTGTTTCTTCCTCAGCACAAAGAAAACCTTAAAATGAAGTAAAGACCCAACATTAACTTAACATGCAAAAAAGGCTAGacagttaaaatgtatttttgtaaagtcacaagaaaaagtagaaaaattcAAGTGTTTGGAGAGATGAAAGCGTCCTTACTGTGTCGAGGAGTTCAATGTATTTTGAAAAGTAGAACAACCAAGCCACTCGGATCATCTGAGGGAAGAAAGAAGACACAAGTTCTGTTAAATATCTGACTGTAGACAATACTGCAAAGACGATAGTCTTTCTTTCCAAAACCACTAGAGcctgaaggtgtgtgtttttaaggttGAACAGTGAACCAAATACACTGTAaagtaaatcaataaaaataaaaatcatacagAACTTTAGTGCTTGCCTGCGTTGAGAGAAAATATGTGAGATTCTTGTTGTATGCCTCTGGTCAGGTGGACGCTGAATAATTTTTGCTGtaacattatgatgtcacagtgaggttgaactttgaccttttggatataaaattacatcactttgtcattttatcCTATGAGACATTGTGTAAAATTTCATATGAATATCATCATATAAATTGTTGAGAAATGTGTCCAAACATATGTTTTTTGAGGTCTGAGTGACCTCCACTTTTGGGCTTAAACAACGATAGTCTAAATCAGGTCATTCTTTAAGTCCCCATCGATCGGCTAATGAAATGCTAGTCGCTTCGGCATAGTTAACAGATTCCTGTAAtaaaaaacaggcagcagccaaTAGCACAGACTGTCAGTTAAGCCCCGCCCCACCCCTTGATGCAAGTTGCTGCCTCTGACTCGCCTCAGACACTCAGCTCCCAGTTCGCAAAGCCAGACTGGGACAGAACAGCAGACAGAGGCATACTTGACAAATTCAATATACTAACGAGGTGGTTTTCTGTGGCCAGGCTGAAAAGGATGGCTCACTATACTAATGTCAACTaattacatttagcagcagtttaGCGCTCACCGGTAGCTATGTTGCAAAAGTATGTCTACCAAAAAACTCCATGAATGAAGCTGACCTCCGACATCATTCTCAGATGCCACGTGTGGCCCCTGTCCAGAGCTGTTCATTGAGAAGCTGCTGGCTATGAGTACGTTCGTTAGCAGTTACGCTAGCAACAAGCAAAAGTCTTAGTCTAGAGTCAGTAAATAAcctcataataataatattatatgtgaaaaaacatcaattttgaCTTCATGGTGGACAGCGGTGCCACATTTTCTCAGTGTATTTCTGAGATATCGCATTCAAGAGACTGGGACTCCATGAgtcacagtgacctctgaccttcgaCCACCAAAATGTAATCAGCTCATCCTCAAGTCTGAGTGAACATTCTcaccaaatttgaagaaattccatGAGGTGTACAGACGTTCAACCCAGAAACACAATAAGAAACTAAAGTACCTGGGTGGAAGTACTTGGTTACAAGTACAAATTACACAGCAAAAGTTAACATGTGAGGCAGCATTCTAAactatttttttcctgtttcaatTGAACACTATCGGTAACAGTGTAGGAAGGACAGTTCAGGGACTTACCCTAAGAGCCTGGGGGCTTCTTGAGTAGTCAATGAGGTCACATCTCCACGAGTAGGTGGTGCCCCATCCGGACAGCATGAACTGGGTGTTAGAAACACATCAGCGACCGTTatcaacatttcacaaacactcGCAGCATTTTGTAGAAAGAACCagggatttttttatttcagcaaatAACTCGTCAGTCATTTCGTTTACCTCACAGACTATGTATGCGTTGAGTAAAACCATGCTGAGGTTGTAGACGATCATGGCTACGTTGAGACGGAAAGGCTTGCGGTGTGCCATCAGGCGAGGTCCGACATACACCGAGAAGAGGACATAGGCCAACAGGATGCAGGTCATGTGTACGGGGCTCTGCATCAGTGGGTAGTCTCTGACTCTGGCATctggtggagagaaaacacacacagtcctcatTGTCtaacatacgcacacacacacacatacacacatctggGAAGGTCAACAGTAAATGCAATTTATGCACAGCATTGGGCAAATTCAAGAAAATCAGTTCTCCTTTTACACAGTATTTACTTCACCAATTATTCAGTCATATTTCAACACAGTCACAGGTGAAAATCTacaacagagacaaaagacaCTCACCAGTCCTCGCCTCTATGTAATTGTggaactttaaaatgtttgacacaGCGTTTTGGAGCATGGTGACTGCTCGTTTCCGGTCCTATAAAAAcccctggaaaacaaaaagaagataagagaggagaaagaattAGAAAATCCAGAGGTGAAAGTGAGGTTTGGCTGGGCAGGTGAGCTACGAAGCAACCCGTCCACCTGCTTTCCCACTGACTGAGCAAACAGGAGACAGCTGCACAGGCTCATCAAACACCCGCTGAGTACCCTtgtacctaaaaaaaaaaaaaaaatacacagaactCTGAACTGTGAGCTCATTTTACTGCCTAACCCAAGGTGTAGCATGAAACGACCCAAAAGCTGTAATTCATTTATAAGGTCAAGGAGAAACATGAtgcttcagtttatttttaaaaagaatacaATCTCTGGATGGTTTATAGAGGATTGTGCAACATCCGAGTTAGCTGTCAGTCTAAACACAATGAAATACTCTCATGCTGACTAACAGAGCAAGTCAAACAGGTGAGGCAGAGAGCTTGGCACATATACGGCCAGTCTAGTCAAGCTACCGAGATCAGTGCTCATCAGGGATTTCCAGAGGAGGGGAACcacaaaaatgaacaaaagagCACACTTCACTCAGAGCAGCAAAagctaaaacatgttttgtttggctTAGTCTACCATGTAATGCAAGTTGTATCTGACAAAAACGCACACAGGAGCAGCACAAATGTTACATGATCTCTGCTAAAATACCTGCTTTTGCGTGTGActcacctgctgagctacaaGTCCTcagcacgaacacacacactcacacacgcctgTCTGTGAGGAAAACAGCTGCACAGCCCGGGCAGGCAGCACTCAGTCCTGAAGGATCCAACACCAGTGAGAGGgatcaggtaaaaaaaaaaaaagccaaactaCATGCAAAGCTAGTCCAGTTGCTGGGAAGCCCCCCCCAAGCTGACCTTTAGTGTCTCCTGATTGTTTACTTGAAATCCTACAAGGGCTGAAGAGAAAGACTGAGAGAGGAAGCAAGAGGAGAATGAGTTGAAGTCAGTGAGAAGCCGGCTGTGCTAAGTATGGGACCGGGATCATTCAAGTCAATTTAAACCCCAAGGCACTACTACAGAGCTTGCTAGTTTCAGAACCACACCCTGTTTCAATGCCAGGCTCCACCTTCCTGGCCTCACTTTGCCTGTTGGTGATTGGCCCGTCTCAATGAATGACGGTGAAGGAGATGAAGGCCCAGGGTTGAAGAAACCAAGCCCCCAGGGGTGACTGGTTccaataaaaaaagcatttaaaaaaagcatttaaggataaaaaaaaaaaaaaaagacacttgcTTTTTTGTGAAAAGTTGAACTAATATGAGGAAACTGCTGACTTTAAAGTAAGAAGGTGAAAACATATAACGTGAGAAGAGTTCTAAAGTAGAGATGAGATCATTTCACCGGATTTGGGCCAAAGGTGAGGAAACATTTCATACATTCATAAGCTGAACGTAACATTTTCCCTTCACCCATCCCTTCCAGTGGCGTGGCACCAAGGTTGGGTTCCAGTCCAACCCTCTCGCAGCTATGACGAGCTCTCCTGCGCCTCTGGTTTTACCTGTTCCCCAGGCACCGGCAACTCTGGGTGTGAGGAACCATAACCGCTCCTCCACACGTACGATCGTCCGGAATGAAAAGAATCCGTGCACGAGAGACAGCAAGGAGGCAGGAATCCTCATTGTGTTTACAAAACCTGTTGTTTGACAGTTTAACACATGCTGTCTCTTTGATGGATTCTAGGAAAGATATTTAAATCAGTTGAAAATAAGGCTAAAGCCAACGTGACATGGGGAATTTCCACTGTGAAAAAGATAAAGGAGTCAGGAAGTGACCCACATTAAAGCAGAGCCACGCGTTGGTTTAAACTTTTTAAGTTTAAGAGTCAAATGCACAGcgtgtcatttctgctgctgtggtctctcAGTCAAAAACTAAATACTGAAGTATCGTGAAAGCGTGGCGTTGCTGTCTTCTCTCTTAAACAACCACCATGGACCATATTCACACGAGGAGGCCATTTTCCTGGAAAGCTGGAATGCTGTGCTGTTGTCCTCAAGTCAAATAACGTGGCACGCTGACAAAATTCCTTTCAGTTCTTCCTAATTGATTTGCCTCTGTACAGACAATGTGTAGTTTAATTCATAGGGACGTTgagccatatttcaaggtaaaacaacatatttgataaccaaTTAGCTTCCATTAGACAAAAATTAGCATTAGCCTTCTCGCCAACACTACTGCTTGACATGATGCTGTTTTGATGCGGTACGATTAGGAAAGGTgtaaattatttcagaaatatCTGCACAGATATCTTGGAGACATTTGTTAAAACCTGAATGAGAAACCGGCAGGATGTAATCAGACGGTAATGTTAGCTTGGAAGAATGCTAACACGAGTTATCCCCTGCTGATCACTAGGGAAGCTTTATGATTTGACAGATTGGCTAAGTTTCTCCGACTTGCATCAAGGAACACAGCAGAGGTACATTATCCCAGCATTCAAGTTTCCCACCATGACCTTGGAGGTTCACTGACGAGATAATGGTAAAGTTCACAATGTAAATTTTGTGGGAAACTGAAAGCTACACAACATTTCAAACTCTCAGGTGGATTCTTGGAGAAAAACTTGCCCTGTAGCCCCTTCAAGGCCACTTGAAGGTGTGGCTCTCAGCCCCAGCTGCCCTAGGTCACCAAAAACTCAAATGGAGGAGAAACTGGGCTTGTTAACATATTCACAGATTAAGTTTCACCCACTGACTCACCTGAAAAGGCCTCCCTGCAGCCGtttacaacacaaagtgtttctttGAAGGAGAAGCTGCACTGATTTCTTGCAAAGCTGCCAGTGTCATTAAAGACAGAAGGATCTGGATAGTATCAGTTTGTTCCTCTGTGAGTGGCGTGCAATCTGATAAAGACTTGATATtccaaatacatacattttaatcactgaaaaaaatatttctgtttgtacaCTGCCAAGATGTATCTATTAATTGGGTTGTGGGTGTCATTGGGACAGGGCACATTATAGATGttaaattcatactcaaaacaaatagagaGCAGCAGCGTAACCACTAACAGTAGCTGCCAGTTGGGTGCCAGGTGAGAATAAATGTTCACACTGTTAGCAAAGGTGCTCTGGATGAGGacgggctggggctagctggttagctggttagcatgctaacttaagaaGAGTTCTCTAGACAACATGGTGAAGACaagtaaagacaaaacaaactagCAAACACTCCAACAACCAGGGAGGAATAGTTGGGAACAGACTGGAATAAAGACAACTTGTTTACTgcacaaaaacatcatgttcaTTGAAATTATTTAGGTGACAATGGTAGTAAAATTATCCCTTCCATTATTTActctctattttttttagaaaattaaATAGCTGGGTTCAAGGGCACTAAAGTATTGTGGAAATTGGACCCAATATgatatgaatgtgtttgttgacaACTTTGATacgtaaacattttttttttttacagtacacTGAATTTTAACACATTACAATAGTTTGTTCCCCCCCAAAATATGCAGAAATACAACAAAGCATCAGCATTTTGCACACTGACACGATTattgtgactgtgtgacttGGTGTCATTGTCTCAGTCAGCTGTTTCTCATGGCTTCCACATTACTGCACACCACAACGTGCTCCCTGTTCTGCCTGGTCTTGTGACAGTTTAATGTCGACTTCATCTTCAGGTTTGGCTCAGTAGCATAACTTATCCCATAactaacaaaagaaaaaaaaaaaagaaagaaaaaaaagaaactgaacaaCGTAACATTGTCTGCGGACTGTCTGCACAACCAGAGATGGGACAGCAGCAGCCTCGAGACACACCGGTCGTCCCCAATTAGccaatttaaaaagaaacatgcagGAGAGATTCCTCAGGATGAGACAGAATGTGCAGGAATGTGGACAAGCTTTTTCTGCCTGTGGGGAGTTCGTGAAACCAAGCACAATATCACCAACGATCATAAATTCATCTCTTGCATTCTTACTGACACTGACGTATTTGACACGTATCGCTCTTCAGGAGACAAAGCAAGATTCCAGGTGGTGTCTTATCAGATGACGACTGTGTTTCTTCATTATGTTACAGATATCGGctcaaaaacatgacaagagCTGTAATGTCCTTGActgacaactgttttttttacactctggCTCTGACAGCCATGACACACTGTTTCTGTGATCCTGTTTAACAGTTTGGGTTTCTCATCTGAACAAATGACTGCTGAATCAAAAGGGGGGCGAGGTTTTCTTCTCCTGCCGCACTTTCCTTCACAAACTCACCCTCTAATGACTGAATCGTCCtcaagagaaagagacaaaccGGGGTACTGTTTTTGTCTCGTAGTAACACGACTGTTTAGAGTTTCATTCAGTCGgtcacttttacatttaatgattaattatgGCAGTTCATTTTTATGGAGAAACAGCTAATAGGTTTTTAACATCCAACTTATTGAATAATGGAACCTCCAGACAGAAGACTTTGGGTTTAACCTCATTGATTGTATTAACAGTGAACGTGGacatgtttatttcttctttatttttgacaacaaaatggaataaaaaataaaagactatAGTGGGTTTGTCTCCCAGACAAAATTGTGCACAAACTGCTAAAGGTCagaataaaattaaatgttctttataatataacagcattaaaacatgtttttctcaaGTGCGTAACAGAGACACCTAGAGGCCAAACAGTTAACTACAACAAAAGAGCTCAGACAAGAAGGAAAGTCCTCAATCCAACATCAGCCATCTGCAAAATAGTTATGTACTCTCACCTCAAGGATCCCTTTAAGTTCAGGCCAATCGCTCCTAACATGTTGGATCTGTGCGAGCTGTGGCAGTTTGATTAAATACAACTTTATTAGGAATATGCAGCAGGTGAAGATGATCTAACTTAAAATACTAAAGCTCTGAAAACAGGAGGGTTTCATGATATGGTCAACAAGTCATGAGACAAATCTGTTTGGGAAACATGAACATAACCCTTCTCAGGAGTCAGCTACCACAAATACATTATCCACTTACTGCAAATCAGTCAAGAACGATGTATAATACAAACATGTACGTATATGGAGCTTTGTGGGTGTCGGGGTATGTGGAGTGATCTTAATCCTTTATGGTTCTCCAGGGTCCACACATCAACAGAATCTGGGGTTCTGGGCTGTCCTCATTATGCATCTgttgttttgatgcattttcagaaaaacaatGCCTCATTTTGGAAATAAGTGCCACACACATGActttgctgctgctccacaAGACGGTGCTGTGCTGCCACCTCGTCGAACATTTCAAGCTCATTTGTAGAGTGAAACTAACTGCCTAGTCTTGCTTGGTGCCCAGCTGGGTGCACCTGGTGCCCTCTTGTGTTGGTGAGTCCTCCACTGTTAACACCGCctgtctcctctgactggcCTGTTTTCTTGGTCTAAAACAAGATCTGTGAGGCATCAAGTAGATCTGACTTCACTGTATCTTGGTAGAGGCCTGCCAACAAAAAGTTCATGTTTAAAATATCATACAGCATCACCTCATCTCCGAGCTGTGGAGCAGAGCGGGACACCTCAGCTATTTTTACCTGCTCTGAATGGGATTAGAGGTGTGTCACCTTTGGCCTCAGCAGGGAACACTTACGTAAACCTTTGGCAGGAGATCAGCTGTGAGGTGACACCACTGATGGCTACACCTGGATACCTGGAAACCCCAATTCAATCAGTCACATGTCAGATCGGGCCACATCACACACCTTAAAG
Above is a window of Acanthopagrus latus isolate v.2019 chromosome 21, fAcaLat1.1, whole genome shotgun sequence DNA encoding:
- the elovl1a gene encoding elongation of very long chain fatty acids protein 1a, translating into MLQNAVSNILKFHNYIEARTDARVRDYPLMQSPVHMTCILLAYVLFSVYVGPRLMAHRKPFRLNVAMIVYNLSMVLLNAYIVCEFMLSGWGTTYSWRCDLIDYSRSPQALRMIRVAWLFYFSKYIELLDTVFFVLRKKQSQITFLHVFHHSFMPWTWWWGITLTPVGGMGSFHALVNACVHVIMYFYYGLSAAGPRFQKYLWWKKYMTAIQLTQFVLISVHISQYYFMKKCDYQNPLWIHLIWMYGTFFFLLFSNFWLQAYIKGKRPPPSNGTPKLNGSTREPIAVVANGKHLGNGTAKHHTNSKIVLGKVKEI